From the genome of Nomia melanderi isolate GNS246 chromosome 14, iyNomMela1, whole genome shotgun sequence, one region includes:
- the meng gene encoding serine/threonine-protein kinase meng-po, which translates to MKLHEKKESGIHRVQEVPLEELDLSKEYEVEKTLAEGSFAKVLLATHRPTRTRIVLKAVHQELTTEKDFFREFHYSYHLSPHPNILCSYAVAFKADNCFVFAQEYAPHGDLAGNVRAGGLSEEACKRIAGQLASALEFIHSKQLAHRDIKLENVLVFAADMSKIKLCDFGCTRREGTLVNKIRCTWLSFQPPEIYEIVKNERYACKRSADCWQFGIVLFVCLTGNPPWQSADLIQDPEYSAFQRWLKRRTTKIPPTFRRFTPRLLRYFRRVFEHKPEKRPHVTEINKYLKDSWCVNKISHSATSTSVDASETIARRADSLLYLDTVLDDQRNVDENKNKLRKLLNSYGLETSIDQKVVTKRIWEWVMQCDSNVGEPPLIGSLGTEGI; encoded by the coding sequence ATGAAACTTCACGAGAAGAAAGAGTCCGGCATCCACCGAGTGCAGGAGGTGCCGCTCGAGGAGCTGGACCTATCCAAGGAGTACGAGGTGGAGAAGACTCTGGCTGAAGGTAGCTTCGCGAAAGTGTTGCTCGCGACGCATCGTCCGACCCGGACCCGCATAGTCCTGAAAGCCGTCCACCAGGAGCTAACCACCGAGAAGGATTTCTTCCGCGAGTTCCACTACTCATACCATTTAAGCCCGCACCCGAACATCCTCTGCTCGTACGCGGTCGCGTTCAAAGCAGACAATTGTTTCGTATTCGCGCAGGAATATGCTCCCCACGGCGATCTAGCCGGCAACGTGAGGGCCGGTGGTCTCAGCGAGGAAGCTTGCAAGAGGATCGCCGGTCAATTAGCCTCCGCCCTCGAATTTATCCACTCGAAGCAGTTAGCTCACCGAGACATCAAGCTAGAGAACGTGCTGGTGTTCGCGGCGGACATGTCCAAGATCAAGCTGTGCGACTTCGGGTGCACCAGACGCGAGGGCACGCTGGTGAACAAGATCCGATGCACCTGGCTGTCGTTCCAGCCCCCCGAGATCTACGAGATAGTGAAGAACGAGAGGTACGCGTGCAAGAGGAGCGCCGACTGCTGGCAGTTCGGCATAGTGCTGTTCGTGTGCCTGACGGGCAACCCGCCCTGGCAGAGCGCCGACTTGATCCAGGACCCCGAGTACTCGGCGTTCCAGAGGTGGCTCAAGAGGCGCACCACAAAGATACCACCCACCTTCCGGCGTTTCACGCCCAGGCTGCTGCGATACTTCAGGCGGGTGTTCGAGCACAAGCCCGAGAAGAGGCCGCACGTCACGGAGATCAACAAGTACCTGAAGGACTCGTGGTGCGTGAACAAGATCAGCCACAGCGCGACGTCTACCTCCGTAGACGCGAGCGAGACGATCGCGCGGAGAGCCGACAGCTTGTTATACCTAGACACTGTCCTCGACGATCAGCGAAACGTCGACGAGAACAAGAACAAGCTGAGGAAGCTGCTGAACAGTTACGGTCTCGAGACCAGTATCGATCAGAAGGTGGTGACGAAGAGGATCTGGGAGTGGGTGATGCAGTGCGACTCGAACGTCGGTGAGCCACCTTTGATTGGCAGCCTCGGAACTGAGGGTATCTGA
- the zuc gene encoding mitochondrial cardiolipin hydrolase zuc isoform X2, with translation MKRKTFFLIGGVVLATEIIWQLCKKFHGSRKYHTRNAIVPKQNIAEVMFFSKESGHCRDHADGQYTCHKVDCPVRYLRRLESYIKKAERRLDVCMYVLTCHGLSLAFVEAHKRGVHVRIIMDHHMASNDAARTGLFHNNGIEVRMQNPEVLMHHKFVIVDEDILITGSTNWTMSAFFGNFENILVTNQSPLVEPFLKEFERMWQAFRFPVEFKSEDNVDDTEE, from the exons atgaaaagaaaaacatttttcctAATCGGAGGAGTGGTACTCGCCACGGAGATTATTTGGCAACTATGCAAAAAGTTCCATGGTTCGCGGAAATACCATACGCGTAATGCAATCGTACCGAAACAAAACATTGCGGAGGTCATGTTTTTCTCCAAAGAGTCTGGTCATTGTCGAGATCATGCTGATGGTCAATATACATGCCACAAAGTGGATTGCCCTGTCCGTTATTTAAG ACGTCTGGAAAGTTACATTAAAAAAGCCGAGAGGAGACTAGACGTCTGCATGTACGTTTTGACTTGTCACGGATTGTCATTGGCCTTCGTGGAAGCACACAAACGTGGCGTACACGTGAGAATAATAATGGATCATCACATGGCCAGCAATGACGCAGCGCGGACAGGTCTGTTTCATAATAATG GGATCGAGGTCAGAATGCAGAATCCTGAAGTCCTGATGCATCACAAGTTCGTGATAGTGGACGAGGACATTTTGATCACTGGCAGCACAAATTGGACAATGTCCGCGTTCTTCGGAAACTTCGAAAACATCCTTGTGACCAATCAGAGCCCGCTGGTCGAGCCGTTCTTAAAAGAATTCGAACGTATGTGGCAAGCGTTCAGATTTCCCGTAGAGTTCAAATCCGAGGACAATGTGGACGACACCGAAGAGTAA
- the zuc gene encoding mitochondrial cardiolipin hydrolase zuc isoform X1, with protein MWIKQDGSSVLKPLFKDVFFFMNAMKRKTFFLIGGVVLATEIIWQLCKKFHGSRKYHTRNAIVPKQNIAEVMFFSKESGHCRDHADGQYTCHKVDCPVRYLRRLESYIKKAERRLDVCMYVLTCHGLSLAFVEAHKRGVHVRIIMDHHMASNDAARTGLFHNNGIEVRMQNPEVLMHHKFVIVDEDILITGSTNWTMSAFFGNFENILVTNQSPLVEPFLKEFERMWQAFRFPVEFKSEDNVDDTEE; from the exons ATGTGGATAAAGCAAGATGGTAGCAGTGTATTGAAACCGCTATTTAaagatgttttcttttttatgaatg CgatgaaaagaaaaacatttttcctAATCGGAGGAGTGGTACTCGCCACGGAGATTATTTGGCAACTATGCAAAAAGTTCCATGGTTCGCGGAAATACCATACGCGTAATGCAATCGTACCGAAACAAAACATTGCGGAGGTCATGTTTTTCTCCAAAGAGTCTGGTCATTGTCGAGATCATGCTGATGGTCAATATACATGCCACAAAGTGGATTGCCCTGTCCGTTATTTAAG ACGTCTGGAAAGTTACATTAAAAAAGCCGAGAGGAGACTAGACGTCTGCATGTACGTTTTGACTTGTCACGGATTGTCATTGGCCTTCGTGGAAGCACACAAACGTGGCGTACACGTGAGAATAATAATGGATCATCACATGGCCAGCAATGACGCAGCGCGGACAGGTCTGTTTCATAATAATG GGATCGAGGTCAGAATGCAGAATCCTGAAGTCCTGATGCATCACAAGTTCGTGATAGTGGACGAGGACATTTTGATCACTGGCAGCACAAATTGGACAATGTCCGCGTTCTTCGGAAACTTCGAAAACATCCTTGTGACCAATCAGAGCCCGCTGGTCGAGCCGTTCTTAAAAGAATTCGAACGTATGTGGCAAGCGTTCAGATTTCCCGTAGAGTTCAAATCCGAGGACAATGTGGACGACACCGAAGAGTAA